One segment of Alnus glutinosa chromosome 2, dhAlnGlut1.1, whole genome shotgun sequence DNA contains the following:
- the LOC133860191 gene encoding cysteine-rich receptor-like protein kinase 10 has product MPFGLTNAPAAFQSLMNHVFRPYLRWVILVFFDDILVFSSSPESHKEHLRITLDILRTNKLFAKTSKCRFGCTEVEYLGYIISANGVSTDPGNIKAMGDWPFPTTIKALRGVFGLDRILSEKWLTKLLGFDFRVEYKKGVDNKVVDALSRREGWENEAALSSISLPVADWVENLKVQYHHDPDLRKLIQQWNSNKLDHKKYSMSTISAQVYTDVNCINTASNYTSGSVYEQNLNSTLTSLVANSSLSGFYNTSVGENPDVVYGLIQCIPELSKEDCQTCANAAATEIRRRCFNQKEASIVANNCSLHYSDWRFFSTVSGNVRLSFYNLKDATDTVLFNRQMGKLVKNISSEAAASPSKFAVGITRYTDFENIYAMAQCSRDLAENSCLTCLKGLISYIPTCCDKKVGGRMLSLSCSLRYEIHSFFLSPLPPPPPEESSSPSLPFPQHATTNYAGKKNSEIVVLVVIPVAISLVVITIICGFFLWRCTRSKRVEGVHEDGDKSMESLLMSLSTLRDATRNFSDAYKLGQGGFGPVYKGKFFDGREIAVKRLSRSSGQGLEELKTEVGLVVKLLHRNLIRLLGFCLEDGEKLLVYEYLPNGSLDQILFDQNRRFSLEWKRRYNIIIGIARGLLYLHEDSQLTIIHRDLKASNIMLDEYMNPKISDFGLAKLFCGCQTQGNTNRIAGTLGYMAPEYVKNGHFSVKSDVYSFGVLVLEIMAGRKNSSFRYPMNLQSFAWQHWANGAALKLMDPTLEDQWPTNEVLKCIHIGLLCVQESAADRPTMSEIVMMLSCYTVTSPAPSPPAFFATMENPESGLMTENFGASSQNAESKPDSLQQSLNWVTITDLDPR; this is encoded by the exons ATGCCTTTTGGTTTAACGAATGCTCCTGCAGCTTTTCAGAGTTTGATGAACCACGTTTTCAGGCCTTACCTCCGCTGGGTTATATTAGTTTTCTTTGATGACATTCTGGTATTTAGTTCATCTCCAGAAAGTCATAAAGAACATCTTAGGATCACTCTTGATATCCTGAGGACTAATAAGCTTTTTGCCAAAACATCCAAATGTCGGTTTGGCTGCACAGAGGTGGAATATTTAGGCTATATTATTTCTGCAAATGGTGTTTCTACTGATCCAGGAAATATAAAAGCTATGGGGGATTGGCCATTTCCTACCACTATCAAAGCTTTGAGGGGGGTTTTTGGGCTTGACAGGATATTATCGGAA AAATGGTTAACTAAGTTGTTGGGATTTGATTTTCGGGTGGAGTACAAAAAAGGGGTGGATAACAAGGTCGTGGATGCCTTATCTAGGAGAGAAGGTTGGGAGAATGAAGCTGCATTATCTTCCATTTCACTTCCAGTTGCTGATTGGGTGGAGAATTTAAAAGTTCAATATCATCATGATCCAGATCTTAGGAAATTGATTCAACAGTGGAATTCTAATAAGCTGGACCATAAGAAGTATTCTATGAG CACCATTTCAGCTCAGGTTTACACAGACGTCAACTGTATTAATACCGCCAGTAATTATACTTCTGGCAGTGTCTATGAGCAAAATCTTAATAGTACTCTCACATCTCTTGTTGCCAATTCTTCTCTAAGTGGCTTCTATAACACTAGCGTGGGTGAGAATCCTGATGTGGTTTATGGCCTGATACAGTGCATACCCGAGCTCTCTAAGGAGGATTGTCAAACATGCGCAAATGCTGCAGCAACAGAGATCAGGCGCCGCTGTTTTAACCAGAAGGAAGCTTCCATAGTTGCTAATAATTGCTCGTTACACTACTCAGACTGGCGTTTCTTCTCGACTGTCAGTGGTAATGTAAGACTTAGTTTTTATAATCTGAAAGATGCAACCGACACGGTTCTTTTCAATCGTCAGATGGGAAAATTGGTGAAAAATATCTCATCTGAGGCTGCAGCCAGTCCTTCGAAATTTGCTGTTGGGATCACTAGGTACACAGATTTTGAGAATATATATGCTATGGCTCAGTGCTCCAGGGACTTGGCAGAAAACAGCTGCTTGACTTGCCTGAAAGGGCTTATCAGTTATATTCCTACTTGCTGTGACAAAAAAGTAGGAGGTCGTATGCTCTCTCTGAGTTGCAGTCTCCGCTATGAGATACATTCATTCTTTCTCTCACCATTACCACCTCCTCCACCAGAGGAGTCATCTTCTCCATCTCTGCCATTTCCCCAGCATGCAACTACAAATTATGCAG GAAAGAAGAACTCAGAAATTGTTGTTTTGGTGGTCATCCCAGTAGCTATTTCGTTGGTTGTCATAACTATAATCTGCGGTTTCTTCCTATGGAGATGCACCAGAAGTAAAAGAGTTG AGGGTGTTCATGAAGATGGAGATAAGAGCATGGAATCGCTTTTGATGAGTCTAAGTACACTTAGGGATGCAACAAGAAATTTCTCTGATGCATATAAACTTGGACAAGGTGGATTTGGTCCAGTTTACAAG GGTAAATTCTTTGATGGACGAGAAATAGCTGTTAAAAGGCTATCAAGGAGCTCAGGGCAAGGTTTAGAAGAACTCAAAACGGAAGTAGGTTTGGTTGTAAAATTGTTGCATCGGAACTTGATAAGGCTGTTAGGCTTCTGCTTAGAAGATGGAGAGAAACTTCTTGTCTATGAATACCTACCTAACGGGAGCTTGGACCAAATTTTGTTTG ATCAGAATAGACGGTTCAGTTTGGAATGGAAAAGACGCTACAATATAATTATTGGAATTGCTCGAGGACTACTTTACTTGCACGAAGATTCTCAGTTGACGATTATTCATAGGGATTTGAAAGCCAGTAATATCATGTTAGATGAGTAcatgaatccaaaaatttctgattttggttTGGCTAAACTATTCTGTGGATGCCAAACTCAAGGCAATACAAATCGAATTGCCGGTACTCT CGGATACATGGCACCTGAGTATGTAAAGAATGGGCACTTTTCAGTTAAATCAGATGTCTATAGCTTTGGTGTCTTGGTTTTAGAAATCATGGCAGGTCGAAAAAACTCGAGTTTTCGATACCCAATGAATCTACAAAGTTTT GCATGGCAACACTGGGCCAATGGAGCAGCTTTGAAGCTGATGGATCCAACCTTGGAGGATCAGTGGCCAACAAATGAAGTTTTGAAATGCATCCACATTGGGTTACTATGTGTTCAAGAATCTGCTGCTGATAGGCCTACAATGTCTGAGATTGTTATGATGCTTAGTTGTTATACTGTAACTTCCCCAGCGCCATCACCACCAGCATTTTTTGCCACTATGGAAAATCCTGAATCAGGATTGATGACAGAAAATTTTGGAGCATCATCTCAAAATGCTGAATCTAAACCAGATTCATTACAGCAATCTCTGAATTGGGTTACAATTACTGATTTAGATCCTCGCTAG
- the LOC133860192 gene encoding cysteine-rich repeat secretory protein 38-like encodes MAFLTFALSLYQLSFILLLQTVFGADPIFHICSTSDNFTRNDPYDINLRILLGYLSFETPPTGYSFSSMGESQSQVFGLALCRGDVSYVDCASCVIEASNKVRDYCSYNKNGIIWYENCLVKYANNSFFGKIDYENMVYAWAVQNASDPSSFNPKVRNLLTELANQASGSRKMYKAGSLEIGEGRRVYGLTQCTRDISGSDCKVCLEEEIRRQPDCCDGKQGGRIMSGSCYFRYDVSPFVNESMLNMGRPYLSPFVNDSMLNTGEPYLSPFVSDPMRNMGERTVTLPSYLVAYILYYIFCK; translated from the coding sequence ATGGCTTTCTTAACTTTCGCCTTGTCTCTCTATCAACTCTccttcatcctcctcctccaaaCAGTTTTTGGAGCAGATCCCATCTTCCATATATGTTCAACCTCTGACAACTTCACAAGGAACGATCCATACGACATAAATTTGAGAATTCTCCTGGGCTATCTTTCCTTCGAAACTCCTCCCACAGGTTACAGTTTTAGCTCAATGGGTGAGAGCCAATCTCAAGTATTTGGGCTTGCCCTCTGCCGCGGAGACGTCTCATATGTAGACTGTGCCAGCTGTGTTATCGAGGCAAGTAACAAAGTTCGAGATTACTGTTCTTATAATAAAAATGGAATTATATGGTACGAGAATTGTCTGGTAAAGTACGCAAATAATAGTTTCTTTGGAAAGATTGATTATGAAAATATGGTTTATGCTTGGGCGGTTCAAAATGCAAGTGATCCCTCGTCGTTTAATCCCAAGGTAAGAAACTTGCTAACAGAACTGGCCAATCAAGCTTCCGGGAGCCGGAAGATGTACAAGgccggaagcttggagatcgGAGAAGGGAGGAGAGTGTATGGGTTGACTCAATGCACCAGAGACATTTCTGGAAGTGATTGTAAAGTGTGTCTTGAGGAAGAAATCAGGCGACAGCCAGATTGCTGTGATGGGAAACAAGGAGGAAGGATTATGAGTGGGAGTTGCTACTTCAGATACGATGTTTCCCCGTTTGTCAATGAATCGATGCTTAATATGGGGAGACCATATCTTTCGCCGTTTGTGAATGACTCGATGCTTAATACGGGGGAACCATATCTTTCCCCGTTTGTCAGTGACCCAATGCGGAATATGGGGGAACGGACGGTCACTCTCCCTTCGTATCTCGttgcatatatattatattatatattttgtaagtAA
- the LOC133861430 gene encoding uclacyanin 1-like: MTLMLKTLMSLAMPAMLIKLAMAANYIVGGPNGGWDTTTSLQTWASSQSFSVGDNLIFQYAPNHDVLEVSKADYDSCQASNAIQSYNGGTTTIPLSSPGTRNFICGTIGHCSQGMKVQIDTLASAAAPPASSPSAEPPASSVTPDLAPTPGPESSAFSPTQAPEFSVIPSTESTRTSSTGSSTEPPASSAHRGSTFLVSILMGLISFVMMMLQA; the protein is encoded by the exons ATGACATTAATGCTAAAAACATTGATGAGTTTGGCTATGCCAGCCATGCTCATCAAATTAGCCATGGCGGCGAATTACATAGTTGGAGGACCAAACGGTGGGTGGGATACAACCACCAGCCTGCAAACATGGGCATCATCTCAATCATTTTCAGTTGGAGACAACCTAA TTTTCCAATATGCACCAAACCATGATGTGCTTGAGGTTTCCAAGGCAGACTATGACTCCTGCCAGGCGAGTAACGCAATTCAGTCCTACAACGGCGGCACCACAACCATCCCGCTCTCTTCCCCAGGCACGAGAAACTTCATCTGTGGAACAATCGGACATTGCAGCCAAGGAATGAAGGTCCAGATAGACACTCTCGCATCAGCAGCAGCTCCGCCGGCATCATCTCCTTCAGCCGAGCCACCGGCTTCTTCGGTGACACCTGATCTGGCTCCTACTCCAGGTCCAGAAAGTTCTGCTTTCTCACCAACACAAGCGCCAGAATTCTCTGTTATTCCTTCAACTGAATCCACTCGAACCTCTTCGACTGGATCTTCAACTGAACCACCAGCGTCATCAGCTCACAGAGGCAGTACTTTTCTTGTCAGCATCCTAATGGGTTTGATCAGCTTCGTGATGATGATGCTTCAGGCATAA